From one Thamnophis elegans isolate rThaEle1 chromosome 7, rThaEle1.pri, whole genome shotgun sequence genomic stretch:
- the RPS16 gene encoding 40S ribosomal protein S16: MPAKGPLQSVQVFGRKKTATAVAHCKRGNGLIKVNGRPLEMIEPRTLQYKLLEPVLLLGKERFAGVDIRVRVKGGGHVAQIYAIRQSISKALVAYYQKYVDEASKKEIKDILIQYDRTLLVADPRRCESKKFGGPGARARYQKSYR; this comes from the exons ATGCCGGCTAAGGGGCCCCTCCAGAGCGTCCAGGTTTTCGGCAGGAAG AAAACTGCTACTGCAGTTGCTCACTGCAAAAGAGGAAATGGCCTGATTAAGGTGAATGGACGGCCTCTGGAAATGATTGAACCCAGAACTCTCCAATACAAA CTGCTTGAACCAGTACTTCTTTTGGGCAAAGAGCGCTTTGCAGGAGTTGACATAAGAGTCCGTGTGAAGGGTGGTGGACATGTGGCTCAGATATACG CAATTCGGCAATCTATTTCCAAAGCACTGGTGGCTTATTACCAGAAAT ATGTTGATGAAGCTTctaagaaggaaataaaggaTATCCTCATCCAGTACGATAGGACCTTGTTAGTTGCTGATCCTCGACGTTGTGAGTCCAAGAAGTTTGGTGGACCTGGTGCTCGTGCACGTTACCAAAAATCCTATCGTTAA